A region from the Brevibacterium paucivorans genome encodes:
- a CDS encoding N-acetylneuraminate synthase family protein — MTAEITPVSIGEHTVGAGHPVYLIGEIGINHNGDVEIAKQLMDVAKKAGAQAVKFQKRNPDVAVPEDQKSKPRSTPWGEMTYLEYKFRVEFEDAEYAEIDAYAKELGLQWFASPWDIDSVNFLEKFDAVTYKIASASITDVPLLEAVRNTGKPVIMSTGMSTLEQIDKAVEVMGKDNLVLMHATSTYPLPPEEVNLLAIPALRERYGVPVGYSGHEIGTAISVAAVALGAVTVERHITLDNDMWGSDQKASMEPDEFIKLGEEIREVTTALGDGKKRVMPGEESKIASLRVVK, encoded by the coding sequence ATGACCGCTGAAATTACACCAGTATCGATCGGCGAACACACCGTAGGCGCCGGTCACCCCGTATACCTGATTGGTGAAATTGGCATCAACCACAACGGTGATGTCGAAATCGCTAAGCAGCTCATGGATGTGGCTAAGAAGGCCGGCGCTCAAGCTGTTAAGTTCCAGAAGCGCAACCCTGACGTTGCTGTTCCGGAAGACCAGAAGTCAAAGCCACGGAGCACCCCATGGGGCGAAATGACCTACTTGGAGTACAAATTCCGAGTGGAGTTTGAAGACGCTGAGTACGCAGAGATCGACGCATATGCAAAGGAACTCGGCCTCCAGTGGTTCGCATCCCCATGGGACATTGATTCGGTGAACTTCTTGGAGAAATTCGACGCTGTGACCTACAAGATCGCGTCGGCTTCCATTACTGACGTTCCACTCCTCGAAGCTGTTCGCAACACTGGAAAGCCCGTCATCATGTCCACCGGGATGTCCACGCTGGAACAGATCGACAAGGCTGTTGAGGTCATGGGCAAGGACAACCTGGTGCTCATGCACGCAACCTCCACATACCCGCTTCCGCCTGAAGAAGTGAACCTGTTGGCAATCCCTGCTCTGCGCGAACGTTACGGTGTTCCAGTTGGATACTCTGGCCACGAAATTGGTACTGCAATCTCCGTCGCTGCCGTTGCTCTGGGTGCTGTGACTGTTGAGCGTCACATCACTCTGGACAACGACATGTGGGGATCGGACCAGAAGGCTTCCATGGAGCCTGACGAGTTCATCAAGTTGGGCGAAGAGATCCGCGAAGTCACCACTGCTTTGGGTGACGGTAAGAAGCGCGTTATGCCAGGAGAAGAATCAAAGATCGCTTCCCTGCGCGTCGTCAAGTAA
- a CDS encoding glycosyltransferase, translating to MATPELSLIIPAMNAAPYLSTLFTSLQLQGDMSKVQVIFINDGSSDETPQILEEYGPQFPHFEVITNETNVGLSQGRNQGIDRAQGQYITFLDGDDWIAKNHLPTILEAAQSLDVDFLRFDHTQVRGNKRVFRRAPMSVRNRPLNPRYGILPVHDSTMVDYPNAWSGIFHRRLKDSGLLYFLKELHTAEDREWTWRLHLNADSFAVVDAPGVLYRRDVAGSLTQIVDERQLMFTDCFAAIFRNVAADREADKWWQKAVCNFFAILQFQVDRLAVEAPEMMKKLYARSREVCAMAPKEILLREFAISKPARQRAVLPALGHTADALKELIK from the coding sequence GTGGCAACACCTGAACTTTCACTCATCATTCCTGCCATGAATGCGGCGCCCTACCTCAGCACACTGTTTACGTCTCTGCAACTACAGGGCGACATGAGCAAGGTGCAAGTCATCTTTATCAATGACGGCTCGTCAGATGAAACGCCGCAGATATTGGAAGAGTACGGCCCCCAATTTCCTCACTTTGAGGTCATCACAAATGAAACCAACGTGGGTCTTTCCCAAGGACGCAATCAGGGGATTGACCGTGCACAGGGTCAGTACATCACGTTCCTTGACGGTGACGACTGGATAGCCAAGAACCATCTGCCCACGATTCTTGAGGCTGCACAATCGCTTGATGTGGACTTTCTTCGATTCGATCACACGCAGGTACGGGGAAATAAGCGTGTTTTCCGACGCGCCCCCATGTCCGTGCGGAACCGGCCCCTAAATCCTCGATACGGGATCCTTCCTGTGCACGACTCCACTATGGTGGACTATCCGAACGCTTGGTCTGGCATTTTCCACCGACGGCTTAAAGATTCAGGCTTGTTATACTTCTTAAAGGAGTTACACACAGCAGAAGACCGCGAGTGGACCTGGAGACTCCATTTGAATGCTGACTCTTTTGCCGTGGTTGATGCACCCGGAGTTTTGTACCGTCGCGATGTTGCCGGATCGCTCACTCAGATCGTTGATGAACGTCAGCTAATGTTCACCGATTGCTTCGCCGCAATTTTTCGGAATGTGGCAGCTGATAGAGAAGCAGACAAATGGTGGCAAAAGGCAGTATGTAATTTCTTCGCAATTCTGCAGTTTCAAGTCGATCGACTTGCGGTTGAGGCACCCGAGATGATGAAAAAACTTTATGCACGGAGCCGAGAGGTCTGTGCTATGGCACCCAAAGAGATACTTCTTCGTGAATTTGCCATATCTAAGCCCGCGCGCCAGCGCGCAGTTCTCCCAGCTCTTGGCCACACTGCAGATGCCCTGAAGGAGCTCATCAAGTGA
- a CDS encoding polysialyltransferase family glycosyltransferase — MKQIFLASTMFQIANLAAGIDSGAYDKGYSPAATIEGAGKPDPYFEPPSERILLLSNNAVVLEAATPLDQAPGADSLLTRFDRVIHLNEFLAPNHPNTWAPRGEDLPLWESHLRSRWDLGDEAIELVVESPQVNPAIALGRIFYDAMIRVHSDGLMSYGPTRSFIPLTNGQRVTSLHYLPLVEGLVPRLLNEYEVTPIALDRQAFVKVVDEIVNDTDLGLTDEIKALDSSTTAMAFGQYLSALGILTPQEEHDLHRDFISVAHEAGMTAVVFKPHPASPPDMVQALSTHAQELGISFFVYSSPVIAEVAVAVLKPALVIGCFSTALVTARALYGIPAKAVQTDLLLERITPYQNSNRIPVTIADATLDGSNAQLSSEQVKELQALIDSVSYAMQPKIAFRLRETAHDFLSKRRGSNTMKYFKKRRLTSLDLPGGLPKRNRPRTVLRKSLYAGKALARETYKSFKKTQSAKRATPKG, encoded by the coding sequence GTGAAGCAGATTTTCCTCGCCTCTACTATGTTCCAAATCGCCAACCTGGCTGCCGGCATCGACTCGGGTGCATACGACAAGGGATATTCGCCTGCCGCCACCATTGAAGGCGCCGGCAAGCCTGACCCATATTTTGAACCACCCAGTGAGCGGATTCTGTTACTCTCCAACAACGCGGTCGTTCTTGAGGCTGCTACGCCACTCGACCAGGCGCCAGGCGCCGATTCTCTGCTCACACGTTTTGACCGAGTGATCCATCTCAACGAGTTCCTTGCCCCAAACCACCCAAACACCTGGGCACCACGCGGAGAAGACCTTCCATTGTGGGAATCGCATTTGCGTTCGCGCTGGGATCTGGGTGACGAAGCCATTGAGCTAGTCGTGGAATCTCCTCAGGTGAATCCTGCGATCGCGCTTGGTCGCATCTTCTACGACGCAATGATTCGCGTTCATTCGGACGGCCTCATGAGTTACGGTCCTACGCGCAGTTTTATTCCACTGACTAACGGCCAGCGGGTGACGTCTTTGCATTATCTGCCACTTGTTGAAGGGCTCGTGCCTCGTCTGTTAAACGAGTATGAGGTCACGCCGATTGCTCTTGACCGCCAGGCGTTTGTCAAAGTCGTTGACGAGATCGTAAACGACACTGATCTGGGTCTAACCGATGAAATCAAAGCGCTTGACTCGTCAACTACGGCCATGGCATTTGGTCAGTATCTTTCCGCATTAGGAATCCTGACGCCCCAAGAAGAACACGATCTACACCGGGATTTTATCTCTGTAGCCCACGAGGCAGGAATGACGGCCGTGGTGTTCAAGCCGCATCCCGCTTCGCCACCAGACATGGTGCAAGCACTGAGCACCCATGCTCAAGAACTGGGAATCAGCTTTTTTGTGTACAGCTCCCCGGTGATTGCCGAAGTTGCTGTCGCGGTGCTCAAACCGGCGTTAGTTATTGGATGTTTTTCAACGGCACTGGTCACCGCCCGCGCACTGTACGGCATCCCAGCAAAAGCAGTACAGACAGACCTGCTCTTAGAACGCATCACGCCTTATCAGAACTCCAACCGTATTCCCGTAACGATCGCCGATGCTACACTCGACGGTTCGAATGCGCAGCTCTCATCTGAACAGGTCAAGGAGCTACAAGCACTGATCGACTCCGTGTCGTACGCAATGCAACCAAAAATTGCGTTCCGTCTGCGAGAGACAGCCCACGATTTCCTCAGCAAGAGACGTGGCTCGAACACCATGAAGTACTTTAAGAAACGTCGCCTCACTTCACTCGATTTGCCTGGCGGTCTCCCAAAGCGCAACCGACCTCGCACAGTACTTCGCAAATCGCTGTACGCTGGAAAAGCGCTGGCACGTGAGACATACAAATCATTCAAGAAGACGCAAAGTGCCAAACGAGCCACACCGAAGGGCTGA